Proteins encoded together in one Vicia villosa cultivar HV-30 ecotype Madison, WI unplaced genomic scaffold, Vvil1.0 ctg.000939F_1_1, whole genome shotgun sequence window:
- the LOC131632384 gene encoding protein NPGR2-like: MKFLRSGNQLGPTDETYPSSQSLVTNDFFSASGHSFLPGKLDLKPDTGNIEEAELSLRESGVLNYEEARALLGRYEYQKGNLVAALHVFEGIDIAVVTPKIKIALSRNGERRKRHSHNHGEPEMSIHSVGLLLEALFLKTKSLQALERFKEAAQSCKVIMDIVESSLPEGLPDNFGAECKLQETVSKAVELLPELWKLADCPREATLSYRRALLYQWNLDAGTTAKIQKEFVVFLLYSGGEVMPPNLRSQMDGSFVPGNNIEEAILLLMILLRKVSLNRIEWDPSILDHLSFALSISGGLSSLADHLEELLPGTVHRSERFYDLALCYYGADKDTTALDLLRKLLHGRERPKHASGLLMASKICCENPPLAEEGVSFAQRAVESLDGKCTQLENVAKLYLGVSLSAHSKLAVSDSEKFERQSEALQALETAGRMTRMIDPLVLYHLSLEYAEQRKLDDALHYAKYVVKLEGGSNVKGWLLLARILSAKKQFLDAESIINAALDQTGKWDQGDLLRTKAKIQIAQNQLKNAIETYTQLLAVLQIQRKSFGSWKKLYKDNRDRARNLEVEIWHDLAHVYISLSQWHDAETCLSKSKAIKPYSASRCHALGIMYEAKGLYKEALKAFGDALNIDPGHVLSLISTAKVLRHCSNKSNPAVRSFLTDALRHDRLNASAWYNLGLFHKAEGTISSLVEAAECFQAAQSLEESAPLEPFR; encoded by the exons ATGAAGTTCCTACGCTCAGGTAACCAATTGGGGCCAACAGATGAAACATACCCTTCCTCTCAATCGCTTGTAACCAACGACTTCTTCTCAGCTAGCGGCCATTCTTTCCTTCCTGGAAAACTCGATCTTAAACCCGACACCGGCAATATAGAAGAAGCTGAATTATCTTTGCGCGAGAGTGGCGTATTGAACTATGAG GAAGCTAGAGCGCTGCTAGGAAGATATGAGTATCAGAAAGGAAATCTAGTAGCTGCTTTACATGTATTTGAGGGAATTGATATAGCTGTTGTGACTCCGAAGATCAAAATTGCGCTTTCGAGAAATGGAGAACGGAGAAAGAGGCATTCTCATAATCATGGTGAACCGGAAATGTCTATACATTCTGTTGGATTATTGTTGGAAGCACTTTTCCTAAAAACTAAATCTTTGCAGGCTCTTGAGAGATTTAAAG AAGCTGCTCAATCTTGCAAAGTTATTATGGACATAGTGGAATCTTCATTACCTGAAGGCTTGCCTGATAACTTTGGTGCTGAATGTAAATTGCAGGAGACCGTGAGCAAGGCAGTCGAGCTGCTTCCGGAGTTGTGGAAGCTTGCTGATTGTCCGCGTGAAGCTACTTTGTCTTACCGAAGAGCACTCCTTTATCAATGGAATCTTGATGCAGGGACTACAGCTAAGATTCAAAAGGAATTTGTTGTTTTTCTTCTATATAGTGGAGGGGAAGTAATGCCCCCTAATCTGCGTTCCCAAATGGACGGCTCGTTTGTACCGGGAAACAACATAGAAGAGGCCATACTTCTTTTAATGATTTTGCTAAGAAAAGTCTCTCTCAATAGAATCGAGTGGGATCCTTCAATTTTAGACCACCTTTCGTTTGCACTGTCTATTTCAGGAGGCCTGTCGAGTTTAGCCGATCATTTGGAAGAATTGCTCCCCGGGACTGTTCATCGAAGTGAAAGATTCTATGATCTAGCTCTCTGTTATTATGGGGCAGATAAGGACACAACGGCACTTGATCTACTAAGAAAATTGTTGCATGGTAGAGAAAGGCCAAAACATGCTTCTGGTTTGTTAATGGCTTCTAAGATTTGTTGTGAGAATCCTCCGCTTGCAGAAGAAGGGGTAAGCTTTGCTCAGAGAGCGGTCGAAAGCTTGGATGGAAAATGTACGCAGCTAGAAAATGTTGCCAAATTATATCTTGGTGTTTCATTATCGGCACATTCGAAATTAGCTGTTTCTGATTCTGAGAAGTTTGAGAGGCAATCTGAGGCACTTCAAGCCTTGGAAACTGCTGGTAGAATGACCAGAATGATAGACCCGCTAGTACTATACCATCTTAGCCTAGAATATGCAGAACAAAGGAAGTTGGATGACGCGCTTCATTATGCAAAGTACGTCGTAAAACTGGAAGGTGGTTCTAATGTTAAAGGATGGTTACTATTGGCACGGATATTATCTGCTAAAAAACAGTTCTTGGATGCGGAATCTATTATTAACGCTGCTTTGGATCAGACTGGGAAATGGGATCAAGGTGATTTGTTGCGAACAAAAGCTAAAATTCAAATTGCACAGAACCAGTTAAAGAATGCCATCGAGACATACACTCAGCTTCTTGCTGTTCTTCAAATTCAGAGAAAGAGTTTTGGTTCTTGGAAGAAGTTATACAAG GACAACCGAGATCGTGCTAGGAACTTGGAAGTGGAAATATGGCATGATCTTGCTCATGTATATATCAGTCTGTCCCAATGGCATGATGCAGAGACATGTCTTTCAAAATCTAAGGCCATCAAACCATACTCTGCTTCTAGATGTCATGCTCTAG GTATAATGTATGAAGCAAAGGGTCTTTACAAAGAAGCTCTAAAAGCTTTTGGTGATGCTTTAAACATTGATCCAGGCCATGTTCTGAGCTTAATCTCCACTGCTAAAGTACTTCGACATTGCAGTAATAAATCAAATCCTGCAGTCAGAAGTTTTTTGACGGATGCACTACGACACGATAGATTGAATGCTTCTGCTTGGTATAATCTTGGCCTCTTTCACAAAGCTGAGGGTACAATATCATCATTGGTTGAAGCTGCAGAGTGTTTTCAAGCAGCACAGTCTCTTGAAGAATCTGCTCCACTTGAACCTTTCAGATGA